Within the Arachis duranensis cultivar V14167 chromosome 10, aradu.V14167.gnm2.J7QH, whole genome shotgun sequence genome, the region TGGTTTCGGACATATTTTTAGGTaggtttaaaaaattttatcaaatgaAATTACTTAtctcaaatatttaaattaataaaaaaaagataatattaatagttatttttttattttaaaatttattaaaaattaaatttttgactttttaaatataaaattatgatattatatcataaaattattaattgataatcaatgtttaaaattttaaaatatttattgtgtatttttagtgaaataaaaaattcaaaattttctcttaatattaattttttttttgtgcctATAGGACAGATTTAGCTAATCGCTCTTTAGTTTATTAGTAGACATTAGAATCATCCTTGATGCTTTAGTTCTAACTTCTAAGTGAAAATTCAGATAAAAAACTTGACTGAAAATTGAAATCCTATATAACACAATTTTTCAAAtggattgatgatgatgaggatgatttttttagatatgaTATTAGGGTGTGTGTAATGCGGGAATATGATGATTATAGGTGATTTACACTGTTATGGCGGCGGTGAGTTTTTGGCATTTAGGGGGAAGAAATCGGTGGCACCGATTTGAGGTAGGGGAAATCGGTACCACCGATTTGTGTGAGAGAGGGGGAAAAATCGGTGGGACCGATTTGTGGAAGGGGAGGATGTTGGGTATGAAATCGGTGCCACCGATTTTGTGtggtctaatttttttttaatccggGATCAGAAATCGGTCCCACCGATTTGGGTGTACAGCGGTCGGTCCCTCCGATTTGTCATTAGTCAACACAAAAACGGATGTTGGTATCACAGAAGCCCCATTTCTTCCTCGTTCGCTAATGATCatcctcttctcctctcttctcttctcttctcttctctgatTCTTGTCTTTCAtttgtgtaaaaaaaatttctgtGAGGCCGGGAATAGATAGTGTTATGGATGATAGAGTTGTATTGAAGATTTATTACTACGGGCAGATCTTATTACAAACATATGAGGGAGTTCAATTCGTGTGTGAAAATCCATTAGATGTTGTTATTCCATTCACATTGTCATTTGAGGAGTTGAAAGgtgtgatttgtgagaagatagGCACGCAAAGATGTAGGAGAATATCGTGTATTTTGTACAGGTATCCGTTACCTGTGTTTGGCGGGTTTGTTCAATTTCAAACCAAGTATGTGATGGATGAAGCGAGTATGCAGGAAATGTTTTCAATGTACATGGAAAATCGCCACCGAATATCGTGCATCGAGTTATATATTGAGTTTGAGCAATTTGAAGCAGACCGTAACATTGAGTTGGAAGATTATAATAGTGAAAGCgaagatgaatttgaaagtAACTATGAGATCGTCGGTCCAGGCGAGGACGAAGAAGAAGCTGTTGGCGACATGAACGCAGATGTGGCGGAAGTTGCAAATGCACTAGCAAACCCGCATCCGTTTCAAGAGCCTTCTTTCATGCGGTCGTTGGATTTGGGGGCTATACAAGTGTGCCAAGCATGCCGAACCCCAACTAAACTGTATGATCTGGCCGAAGTTGCGGAGCAAGGGTAAAAATTTTCAGTGCACCCCTGCACCCGACTTATCTGCAAATAGAACTTTCCCAAATAACAACATTATGTGACACTTTACATACATCTGCATGCTAACATCATCATTCAACACTATACGATCTCTCACACCCCTAAACCACGTTAACTTTATAAAGCTCCCTCTACATTCATTTTTGCTGGGTGCAACTCCAAAGTGGTGCAAGCACTCGGCTTCCAATGCCTCAAAGCTACTCATGGTCGGACCTGTAACTGGAAGACCATTTGTTGGCAGACCGAGAATTACCGCCACATCCTCCAAGGTCACGGCACACTCACCAACCGGAAAATGGAATGTATGAGTCTCGGGCCGCCATCTCTCAATCAGAGCATTAATCATTGCTGACTGGCCTTTAATAACTCCAATTTGGGATACATAATAAAATCCAGTCTCGCGTAACTGTGCCTCAACAATTTGGTTATATGGATCCGGCGGGTGTAAATGATCGCACATCAAcatcctcttctcttctcttctcttctctgatTCTTGTCTTTCAtttgtgtaaaaaaaatttctgtGAGGCTGGGAATAGATAGTGTTATGGATGATAGAGTTGTATTGAAGATTTATTACTACGGGCAGATCTTATTACAAACATATGAGGGAGTTCAATTTGTGTGTGAAAATCCATTAGATGTTGTTATTCCGTTCACATTGTCATTTGAGGAGTTGAAAGgtgtgatttgtgagaagatagGCACGCAAAGATGTAGGAGAATATCGTGTATTTTGTACAGGTATCCTTTACCTGTGTTTGGCGGGTTTGTTCAATTTCAAACCAAGTATGTGATGGACGAAGCGAGTATGCAGGAAATGTTTTCAATGTACATGGAAAATCGCCACCGAATATCGTGCATCGAGTTAtatattgagtttgaacaatctGAAGCAGACCGTAACATTGAGTTGGAAGATTATAATAGTGAAAGCgaagatgaatttgaaagtAACTATTATTACTATTCTAACAgtatatatactaattttattattaatcataataattaacgatcataaataaattaactaataaaattttcattattaatcGTTACAGTTAATTAAATTCGATTACTAATACTAacagtaacaacaacaatatattAATATCTCCCTATTTCAATTTATTAGGTAcagattttcttttctttttttttaatgtactattttttcaaatatttttttccctttttcttacATTAAAATACACTACCCAGAGATCCAGAGAGCTTCATCTTCATCACCATTACAAACAAAACAGCCACAAACATTCATCTCAACAAACAAACATTCATCTCATCtccatacatacatacatacatacaaggtttattcctatttttatttctatttctaaccacctaataataaaatacatacatatatgtttaatttctaatttctacttataataaaatctaaaattatcactatcattatcattaaataaaattattaaaaaaaacttacatGATTTGGATCTCCAAGATAATTAACAATATGAAGCTCCGGTTGATTTACttccttagtttttcttttttttggcattttttttttctttccctgaTCTGTGGTGGTCCAACAATGGGGGGGGGTGTGTGGGGttgagaggaagaagaaagggaaagtTGAGAGTGAAAGAGAGAGTGTTGGTGAGCGAAAGAGAGAGGGGTATACGGGGATAAGGGTCACGGGCTGCACCATGGGAGCCACCTGCATGCGGGACATGTGGCAACGGGCCACCAATCGGTGCCACCGATTTCGGCACCTCCCTCTCCCACAAATCGGTGCCACCGTTTTCCTTCCCCCCAATCGGTGCCACCGATTTCCTTCCCCCCACCGTCACATCTCCGTCAAACACCCCAAACGCCCATAACGTCGCAAATCACCAACGCCATCcccatatcaaaattaaaaaactctGATGATGACTGGGATTAAATCTATGCAttatgagaatttttttttgcgTGCTTTATCACAAAGCTCAATATGATGTACCATTGTAGTCTTATTGCAATAATATTATTTCTGCCGGCTTTTTTTTTCTCTGGTTATGTATATTAAGTCGTCTAACGAGATTTGACgatgaaaaaacaaaataaacacatttaaataaataaagatggTTGTTAATATATGAATATACTTTCGAATGAAAAAACATAAAGTAATTGTTGCAGCCTGGCCCAAACAGATTGTGGGCCGACCCGATCCGTAGACCACCCGACCCGAACGGTTGGGTGCGAGCTGCTTAACCACCGACCCGGACATGCGTCTTTGGCAGCTCATCACTACAGCTATATAAGGAAGTTTCGAGGAAGGTGGGTCTTTTTTTGTGGGACCCACTTCTGACACAGTATATATGAGGAGGATCATACTCCTCTCCCAAGATACGATACCTACTACTTTATTCCTTTTTCGCCTACACACTAAACTGACAAGAGCGTCAGAGTATttttgcaggtgacacccctCTTCACATCCAGAGCTCGAAACGTTGGCTACTCCAGCTTCACCCTCGCGACCTGGTCCCAGGCCACACCCCACCTATCAACTCAAGGATCCTCCCGAACCGTCCGGTACCCGAGCTACCGAACaatggcgccgtctgtggggaccgCCTAAATGGACATCGTGTAAGGTCCAGGGGACCATGGCCGCGCGACGGGCCTTGAGGGGGCAGCCTCCGTTGCCTCTCCACGGGAGCGGCTGAGGTCCCCCCCGCGACGTACCGAGCCACAGTCGAGAGCTCAAGAAAGACGCCCCTTCGGGGGAACTGGTGGCGACAGCGCTAGGATAATGCAGGAACTGCGCCATAGGGTGTAGAACCTTGAGCGCCAACTAGCGGATCAGGAGCATCGTCAGCAAACTTCCGACCCTGACTACTCCCAGTCTCCCGAAAGCCGAGGAAGAACCTCCCACCGAAGTCGCTCCCGGCACGCTTCCGCTTCAAGATCGGAATCGGAAAGTAGCCGGGAAGATCAGGAACACCCGAGAAGACGACATGACACAATCATCTACGCCCGAGGTAAGGGGGCTCGCGCCACCAGGTGAGATCGCGAAAGCGGCGAAGAGAGATCTGGGGGAACACGGCGACCCGTGATAATGGGTGCCACCCCATTCCATCGTTCCATCCTCGAGGTCCGGTTGCCAAAGCACTTTGACAAACCAACGAACATGAGGTATGACGGAACCCAAGATCCGCAGGAGCACCTCACGGCCTTTGAGGCCAGGATGAACCTGGAGGGAGTAGGAGACGAAGTAAGGCGCCGCGCCTTCCCGGTCACCCTGGCAGGGCCTGCGATACGGTGGTTCAACAGCCTCCCGCAGGGCTTGGTGGCCGGCTTCTCGGATATTAGTCGTGCCTTCCTAGCACAATTCACCACCAGAATCGCAAAGGCAAAGCACCGGATCAATCTGCTCGGCGTGACTCAGAGGACCGGCGAGCTGACCAGAAAGTATCTAGACCGGTTCAACGATGAGTGCTTGGAGATTGAGGGGTTAACTGATTCGGTGGCTAGTCTCTGTTTGACGAATGGACTCCTTAACGAGGACTTCAGAAAGCACCTCACCACGAAGCCGGTCTGGACGATGCAAGAGATCCAAACTGTAGCAAGGAATACATTAACGATGAGGAAGTCAATCAAGTTGTGTCCGCCAACAAGCGGCAGCCCTCTTACAATCAACCCAGGCAGCATGGTAATGGAGAAAGGCAGAAGGAGCATGCCAGAGACGGCGGTCCGAGCAAGACACCCAGACCGTTTCCTCGTGTCAAAAAATGCACCAATTACACCCCCTTTACCCTCCCCATCATAGAAGATTACCAACAGATATCCGAGAAGGGAATCTTGTCGAAGCCCCGACCTCTGAAGGACCGAATCAGGGAAAACAAGAGCCTCTACTGTGATTACCATAAGGGCTACGGACACAAGACACAGGACTGCTTCGACCTGAAGGATGCACTAGAATAAGCAATTAGGGACGGAAAACTAGCCGAATTCACCCACCTTATCAGAGAGGCGAGGAGACGAAATCGTGACCACGATGGGGAAGACAAGACCCAGACGGTGAAGCAACGACAGGAGCCAGAGGACAACGACCACGGCCTTACCGTGGTGAATGTAGTAACCGTAAGAAACACAGCTCCAAGGTCGAGATCGGCGCACAAGAAAGACACCAAAGTCTTGGCGGTCTCTTCCTTATCTACGCGAAGCTCCAAAAGGCTTCCATCCATCTCTTTCGGTCCGGAAGACCAATGGTTCAACGAGGTCCTGGAAGCccccccatggtcatcacggcCAGGGTTGGAACCGGCCTCGTCAAATGGATCCTTATGGATATGGGGGCAGACTCGAATATTATATTCCACAATGTGTTCGATGCATTGGGGTTACGGGATGCCGACCTAACAACTCACCAGCACGGTGTCGTAGGACTAGGCGACCACTTCATCAAGCCGGATGGGATAATCTCCCTGCCAGCCTCCGTAAGACAAGGACAGGGGCGAAGATCGATAATGGCTAAGTTCGTAGTTCTACGGGACTCCACAGTCTACAACATCATCCTAGGGAGGAAAACCATTAATGATGTTGGGGCAGTGATCAGTACGAAGCTGCTGGTAATGAAGTTTATCGCTGATGACGGATCTGTAGGATCCATAAAAGGATATTTGGAAATGACACTCGCTTACGACAACGCCAGCCTCTCCTTGAGGAAAAAATCTAAAGAAGCATCAGGGGTGTTCCTCGCCGACCTGGACACTAGAGTCGGCGACAAGCCCAGACCCGAGCCAGAGGGGGACCTGGAAAAGTTTAGGGTCAGGAACACGGAAGAGAAGTTCACGTTCATAAACAGAAACCTCCCACATGAATTAAAAGAGCCTTTGGTAGAAATGATTAGGGCCAATGGCAATTTGTTTGCCTGGACGCCAGCCGATATGCCAGGTATAGACCCCCAACTCATGTCACACCACTTGGCTGTCAAGCCGGAAGCCTGACCAGTGGCTCAAAGGAGAGGAAGATGTCATAGGAAAGAGCAGAAGAGGTGGCCAGGCAGACGGCTAGCCTCCTAGAAACAGGTTTTATCCGAGAACTAGACTACTCGACCTGGCTGTCAAATGTAGTTCTGGTAAAAAAGCACAATGGGAGATGGAGGATGTATGTGGACTAttccgatctcaacaaagcatgtcccAACGACTGCTACCCCCTTTCCATCATTGATGCACCTGTTGATGCGGCGGCGGGGTACCGGTATCTGAGCTTTATGGATGCTTATTCCAGATACAatcagataccgatgcaccggCCTAACGAGGATAAAACAGCGTTCATAACGCCGGGAGGAATCTATTGCTACAAGGTGATGCCTTTGGCCTGAAAAACGCGGGCACCACTtaccagaggctaatgaacaaGATATTCAGCGATCTCATAGGCAAGATGGTGGAAGTCTATGTAGATGACATCCTAGCAAAGACCACCTGGCCTGATGACCTCCTAAGCGACCTGGGGAATGTGTTCGCATCCCTCCGACAACACGGCATGAGGCTCAACCCACTCAAATGCGCCTTTGCCATGGAGGTCAGAGTTCCTCGAATTCATGATAACCCAAAGGGGGGTGGAAGGCAACCCTGAAAAGTGCCAAGCTATACTCCAAATGAAAAGCCCGGGCTGTGTCAAAGACATCCAAAGGCTCACCCCGCTGTCCCGCATCCTCGGAGCATCGGCAGCGAAAGCCCTGCCCTTCTTCAATCTGATGAGAAAGGGGATAGTGTTTGAATGGACTCCTGTGCGCGAGGAGGCGTTCAATCACTTCAAAGAAATCCTGGTAGCACCCCCGGTACTCGAGAAGCCCAAGGTCAGAGAACCACTCTACCTATACCTGGCCATAACGGAGGAAGCGCTTGCAGTGGTTTTGGGGCGGGAAGAAGGGAAGGCTCAGCAGCCAATTTACTTTGTGAGTAGAGCGCTGCAAGGAGCAGAACGAAGGTATAGCAAATTGGAGAAGCTGGCACTGGCACTCTTGACCTCTTCCCGTAGACTAAGGCAATACTTCCAAAGCCACCAGATCGTTGTGAGAACAGACCAGGGAATCCGTCAAGTGCTCCAAAAACCCGATTTAGTGGGAAGAATGATGACTTGGGCCATCGAGCTCTCCCAGTACGATTTACGATACGAACCCCGACACGCGATTAAGGCACAAGCAATGGCAGAGTTCCTGGTGGAAGTAACAGGGGACCCAACCGAAGAAGCGGGCATACGGTGGAGGCTCCATGTAGACGGGGCCTCCAACCAAACATCGGGGGGTACCGGGATCATCTTAGAAAGCCCAGCTGGGGTCATATATGAACAATCGACCAAGTTCGAGTTCCCTATGTCgaacaaccaagcagaatacgaGGCCCTCTTGGGAGGCCTAACCCTAGCTTAGGAAGTCGGGGCGACGAGGCTAGAGGTGTGTAGCGATTCACAGGTCGTCACCTCACAAGTAAACagaagctaccaagccagagACTCGCTATTGCAAAAGTGCTTGGAGAAGGTTAGAGAGTTGAGCAAGCAGTTCGAGGAAGTCACGATCCAACATGTTCCAAGGGAAAGGAACACACGGGCAGACCTCCTATCTAAGCTAGCAAGCACGAAACCGGGAGTCGGCAACCGATCTCTCATCAAAGGCATGGTAAAGGAACCAGTAGTTGTCCTCCACTTGAAAAAGTTAGGCCCCTCTTGGTTGGACTCCATCATTGATTTCCTGGAAAACGGCAGCCTCCCTGACGATGAGAAGGTAGCTAAAGCGTTGAGAAGGGAGGCAACCAAATATGCGACCATACAGGGACAACTGTTTAAAAAGGGACTCAGCCAGCCCCTATTAAAGTGCCCGCATCCCGACCAAACGGACTATGTACTCAGAGAAGTCCACGAGGGGTGCTGCGGCCACCATATCGGGGGCAAAGCCCTAGCGCGAAAGCTCATTCGAGCTGGATACTACTGGCCATCGATAATGAAAGATTCCAAAGAATTCATGAGGAAATGCGTCAAGTGTCAAGAGAACGCTAACTTCCACAGAGCACCGGCTTCTGAACTAAGTCTACTGACGTCCTCCCGACCTTTCGCACAATGAGGAGTCGACCTCTTGGGACCTTTCTCGGTTGGtccggggcaagtcaaatatCTCATAGTTGCCATCGACTACTAAaccaaatggatagaggccAAACCACTGGCCAGCATATCCTCATCCAATTGTAGAAAATTCATGTGGAGGTAGCTGATAACCCGATTCGGCATCCCAGAAGTCGTCATCTTAGACAACGAGACACAATTCACTGACAAGAACTTCATAGAATTCCTCACCGGCCTGGGTATAAAACCGAAAATCTCTTCGGTAAAGCACCCCCAGACGAATGGGCAAGTCGAGTCCGCAAATAAGGTCATCTTGCTGGGCCTCAAGAAGTGGCTGGATAACAAAAAAGGTGCATGGGCCGACGAACTCGCTTTGGTCCTTTGGTCTTACCGTACAACCGAGCAGTCCTCCACAGGAGAAACCCCCCTTCTGCCTGACGTACGGGGTGGACGCGATGATACCCGTGGAGATCGGCGAGCCGAGCCAGCGGTTACTTCtgaagggagtagaagaagcAGTAGAGAAGGACCTGGTGGATGAGGCCAGAGAAATGGCCCATTTGACAGAAGTAGCACTTAAGCAAAGAATGGCCCTGCGCTACAACGCCAAAGTGCTCAGGAGGGAATTTAGAAAAAATGACCTCGTCTTACGACGCAACGACATAGGGCTACCGACCTAAGGGGAAGGAAAACTGGTGGCAAACTGGGAAGGCCCCTACAGGGTCAAAGAAGTGCTCGATAATGGCGCCTACAAATTGGAGAAGCTCGACGGCAAAGAAATCCCGAGAACATGGAATGGAGGTAACTTGAGAAGATTTTATTCCTAGCTCAAGCACGCCGGCTAGGCGGTTTGACGAGCTCAGTAATTTACTATTGTTAAACGCTCACCATGGCTATAGACCTGTTTATTTGTCGATTACTCTTTACTTAACAAATTTCTCCATTTACTCTTCAAATTTCTCCATTTACTCTTCCCCAATTATGCGTCCCACGACAACATGTCCTTCATAACGAATGGTAAATGGGACAACAATACGACGCCCCGGGAGCCAACCAAATTAAAGCCATAACAAACGGCCGCGACAATAGCAAAGCCACGACGTGGCTTCGACAAAGATACCAACATAACGGTAAACAAACACAAGCGACAAACATACACCGACAAAACGGTAACAAAACAAAACGAAAGTGCTACCAGATAAGCGGATAAATACGATAATCACAAGCCGACCAAGCGACTAATAAAGTATAACAAAATTAGTTCCACAAGTTCTACAACAGAACCACAAATCCATACAAGAGCATAAGGTACAAGAGTTCATTTTTTGGGCATGtcgacaatcttgccatccttgaTCATTTTGAAAACCCCAATTGCCGACGTATCAAATTCGGGAGCCACGATCTTCACTTGAGCCTTGAGAGCCTATTCGGTCATGAAAATCGCATTCTTGCCTTGCTCTCTAACTTCCTTATGCTTCCTCTTGAACGCATCGGCCTCATCTTGAGCAGTCTTAGTGGCTGCAACGGCTGTGTCCCGCTCTTTCTCCAACACGGCCACTCGACCTTGTGCAGCACTTAACTGACTCTTCAAAGTCATTTCTTGCTCCGTCAGACGGGACACAGAAGCGTCGGCAGTCTTCAACTTCTCTTCGGCCGACGCAGTCTTCTTCTCGGTAGCCTCAAGCTTAGGGCTGTCAAATGGGCCAGCCCAGCCCATTTAAGCCCAGACCGATTAGCCCACGGGTTAAACGGGCTAGCCCATTTAAGCCCACTTTGTTCACGGGCCTAAATTTTATAGCCCGGACCATTTATGGCCAGCCCAACGGGTTAAATGGGCTGGCCCGTTTAtctgttgaattttttttttgaaatttttttgaaaaaaaagctaaaaaagTCCAATTTTGAGGAGAAAAACTAGTGTATATATTTGGACAAAAAAATCCTGTTTGGCACAAATAAAAGCAAAGTTCTAGTAAACAACTAAATACATTTGATTTGAGTAACTATTATGTTctaaatttgttgttttaactCAAAACAGAACCACATTCACATCCAATTAGTGATTCCATATTTCTAATTCTAATATTTCTAATTAAAGGGGTATTTGTAATTCCCCTCATATAATTAATAGAGTATTATAAATCAACATAGCAACATCATAATTCTACCAAAAAGCCACACAAAGGTAAAAAGAAAGTATTTAACAGATTACATGGCATgcaaatattttacaaaagtaGCAAGCAATGTAATCCCCAAAAATCTTTTATCCAATCCACCAAATTAGTCAACACCTgcaatagaaagaaaaataaattatcaaataaaagtTAGTGACTTAGTGGCAGAAAATGAATTTTCatagaattgaattaaaaaatgcaTGGTTTGAAACAATTACACAATACTAATAAAATACCAGGCATCATATTAATTGAATCCACTTTATCTTTATAATGTTCTTTGTCACTTTCATTTTGACACTcaatattatgaattacctcttattgaattgaaagaaaatggaaggaacaatagtagatctacaacaaagtataagaacaacataaaggagattacaataaaagaatggaagaagaatgaatctaacaataaggaattgagatgtagaagtagaagaaagcaaagattaaaacctagatctaagaactaatcctaatcctaatcctaattctagagagaagaaagagcttctctctctagaaactacttctaactaatcctaatgagtgtgtaatgattggcatcccctttgctcttcaatccttggctttaaatagcatctttggcgccaaagttggttgcaattgggccccacaacccttcagaattcgttggccacgttttcattaaaaaaatcataaaacggcaccgacgcgtacgcgtccatggggtgattcgcaggtgcgcgcgagcgccaggtgcgcgcgcgcgtccatgggcaagttcaacttctttgacttttcatgatttctccactttgcatgctttcctcttcactcctttgatccattcctagccttttcaatctgaaatcactaacaaacatatcaaggcatctagtggaatcaaaggtgaattgaaCTTAGCTAATTTAaggtctagaaagcatgttttcacatctaagcacaaattaggagacaatcacaaaactatgctatttcattgaataaatgtgggtaaaaggtcataaaatccactaaaatcaatacaagataaaccgtacaaatggggtttgtcaggaGTCTATGAATGTCCCGACATCGAAGTTCCTTTCATCACGGTGAGGGCCCCTTCGGGGCTGGAAAGTGACCTCTGCCTCTTGGGGGTGGGGATGATCGTCAAGTCGTCTTCCTCGACCTGTTGAGCAGAGGACGAGTGCCCGGTACCGGTCGCCTCCCCATGAATGGGAGAAACGTGCGCCCCGTCAGAAGGCTTATCTGACATGTTGACATCATGGGGGTGAGGGTGCCGTCTGATCCTCCTTGTTCCCGGGAGGGGCTTCCGGATGCTCGTCAACCTTCTCCCCATCACTCTCCTCCAAAAAAGTTTTgtacaagctctcaaggcctgtCACCTCGGCAGACATTCCCACtgcaacaaataaataaacaagttaGTCGTTTAACCGGCGTGACCAACCAAAGCAACGACAATGCAAGAAACACAAGACAAAGCTACTCACAAATATAATTCTGGGTGACCTCCCGGTTACCCATAAGAAGGTGGGGGTTCACGTGGTTTTTCCCAAAAATGGCCAACAACACGTCGGCAATTTTTTTATCCACGACAGACATCCCCTTGTAGGTCACCTTAATAAAAGCATTAGACCCCGCCGTGAAACTCCAATACGTCGGGATGAGAGTCCTCGAACAAGCCAAAGATCTTCTGACCTTGGGCAGATCGGA harbors:
- the LOC107470822 gene encoding protein MAIN-LIKE 2-like, which encodes MCDHLHPPDPYNQIVEAQLRETGFYYVSQIGVIKGQSAMINALIERWRPETHTFHFPVGECAVTLEDVAVILGLPTNGLPVTGPTMSSFEALEAECLHHFGVAPSKNECRGSFIKLTWFRGVRDRIVLNDDVSMQMYVKCHIMLLFGKVLFADKSGAGVH